The proteins below are encoded in one region of Penaeus monodon isolate SGIC_2016 unplaced genomic scaffold, NSTDA_Pmon_1 PmonScaffold_217, whole genome shotgun sequence:
- the LOC119570075 gene encoding elongator complex protein 3-like, producing MGQNRKKGPTLSKEELRMLTVGEIVQELIKAQKEGRDVNLNKLKTRISSKYGLSSSPRLVDIIAAVPQEHKKVLLPKLRAKPVRTASGIAVVAVMCKPHRCPHINMTGNICVYCPGGPDSDFEYSTQSYTGYEPTSMRAIRARYNPYLQTRHRVEQLRQLGHNVDKVEFIVMGGTFMALPEDYRDYFIRNLHDALSGHSSTSVDEAVMYSERSNTKCIGITIETRPDYCLKRHLSDMLKYGCTRLEIGVQSVYEDVARDTNRGHTVRAVSESFQYSKDAGFKVVSHMMPDLPNVDYERDVEQFIEFFENPAFRADGLKIYPTLVIRGTGLYELWKTGRYKSYPPNTLVDLVATILSLVPPWVRIYRVQRDIPMPLVSSGVEHGNLRELALARMKDLGTQCRDVRTREVGIQEIHHKVRPYEVELIRRDYTANGGWETFLSYEDPDQDILVGLLRLRKCSDQTFR from the exons ATGGGACAGAATCGCAAAAAAG GTCCTACACTCTCTAAGGAGGAGCTGCGTATGCTCACAGTGGGAGAGATTGTGCAGGAGCTCATCAAGGCACAGAAAGAAGGGCGTGATGTGAATCTGAATAAGCTGAAGACACGAATATCGTCAAAATATGGACTCTCCTCATCGCCCCGGCTGGTGGACATTATTGCAGCAGTGCCACAAGAACACAAGAAAGTCCTCCTTCCTAAGCTGCGAGCAAAGCCTGTCCGAACAGCTTCCGGG ATTGCAGTGGTTGCTGTCATGTGCAAACCCCATCGCTGTCCACACATTAACATGACTGGCAACATATGTGTATACTGTCCTGGTGGTCCAGACTCTGACTTCGAGTACTCAACACAGAGCTACACAGGCTATGAACCCACATCAATGCGAGCTATTAGGGCTAGATATAACCCATACCTTCAAACAAGACATCGTGTAGAGCAG TTGAGGCAGCTTGGCCATAATGTGGATAAGGTTGAGTTCATTGTGATGGGTGGCACATTCATGGCCCTCCCAGAAGACTACAGAGATTATTTCATTCGGAATCTCCACGATGCTCTTTCGGGACACTCGTCTACCAGTGTCGATGAAGCTGTAATGTACTCGGAAAGGAGCAACACAAAGTGTATTG GCATTACCATTGAGACCCGTCCTGACTACTGCCTGAAGCGACATCTCTCAGACATGCTCAAGTATGGCTGCACCAGATTGGAGATAGGCGTCCAGTCAGTCTATGAAGATGTTGCAAGGGATACAAATAG GGGTCACACTGTGAGAGCTGTTAGTGAGAGTTTTCAATATTCCAAGGATGCTGGATTTAAGGTTGTGTCACATATGATGCCAGATTTGCCCAATGTGGACTATGAGAGAGATGTAGAACAATTTATT GAATTCTTTGAGAATCCAGCTTTCCGTGCAGACGGTCTGAAGATCTACCCTACACTGGTGATCCGAGGAACAGGCTTGTACGAGTTGTGGAAGACAGGGAGGTACAAGAGCTACCCCCCCAACACCCTTGTGGATCTGGTTGCCACAATCCTCTCTTTGGTTCCCCCGTGGGTCAGGATCTACAGAGTTCAGCGAGATATTCCCATGCCTCTTGTCAG TTCTGGAGTGGAACATGGAAATCTCCGTGAGTTGGCTTTAGCCAGAATGAAGGATCTTGGTACTCAGTGTAGGGATGTTCGAACACGCGAAGTCGGCATTCAAGAAATTCATCATAAAGTTAGGCCATATGAG GTTGAGTTAATTCGCCGTGACTACACTGCCAATGGTGGGTGGGAAACGTTCCTCTCATACGAAGACCCAGATCAGGATATTCTAGTTGGTCTTCTTCGTCTCAGAAAATGTTCAGACCAGACCTTCCGGTGA